The following proteins come from a genomic window of Trinickia caryophylli:
- the selA gene encoding L-seryl-tRNA(Sec) selenium transferase — MSGSAPLNRQASGESGEHRHSPDLNERLARLPSVDRIVSSRAAARLIERYGRTQVLAAARNVLEELRRLGRAPGKPPVAMPTVEAIAEAMSRLLEANAQPRLRPVFNLTGTVLHTNLGRALLPAEAVQAVVTALSQPVNLEFDLASGGRGERDTLVEGLLVELTGAQAATVVNNNAAAVMLMLSALASRREVIVSRGELVEIGGAFRIPDIMRSAGAKLCEVGTTNRTHLADYEAAVGARTALAMKVHCSNYAISGFTKSVELPELVPAMRAREVPVAVDLGSGTLVDLAAWGLPKEPTVRETIEAGADLVTFSGDKLLGGPQAGVIVGRADLVAKIRRHPLKRALRVGKLTLAALEPVLRLYRSPEHLDGALPTLRLLTRPLDDIQACAQRVRPVLQRALGGAYEVAVSPMSSQIGSGALPVDRLPSFGLAVRPALDKHSGRALSRLEAAMRAWARPVIGRIADDALLLDLRCLELRDEAVFVAQCDSIVPRPAA; from the coding sequence ATGAGCGGCTCCGCGCCCCTCAACCGTCAAGCGAGCGGCGAAAGCGGCGAACATCGACATTCGCCCGACCTCAATGAAAGGCTGGCCCGACTGCCATCGGTCGATCGCATCGTGTCTTCGCGCGCGGCCGCTCGGCTCATCGAACGGTACGGGCGGACACAAGTGCTCGCCGCGGCACGCAACGTCCTCGAGGAATTGCGCCGTTTGGGCCGCGCGCCCGGGAAGCCGCCCGTTGCCATGCCCACCGTCGAGGCGATCGCCGAGGCGATGTCGCGTCTGCTCGAAGCGAACGCCCAGCCGCGCCTGCGGCCCGTATTCAATCTGACGGGCACCGTATTGCACACGAACCTGGGCCGCGCATTGCTGCCGGCCGAAGCGGTACAGGCCGTCGTGACGGCACTCTCGCAACCGGTCAACCTCGAATTCGATCTTGCCTCGGGCGGGCGCGGCGAGCGCGATACGCTCGTCGAGGGCCTGCTCGTCGAATTGACGGGGGCGCAGGCGGCCACGGTCGTCAACAACAACGCGGCAGCCGTAATGCTGATGCTTTCCGCCCTCGCTTCCCGGCGCGAAGTCATCGTTTCGCGCGGCGAACTCGTCGAGATCGGCGGCGCATTTCGGATTCCCGACATCATGCGTTCGGCAGGCGCGAAGCTGTGCGAGGTCGGTACGACCAACCGCACGCATCTGGCCGATTACGAGGCGGCCGTGGGGGCGCGCACGGCCCTTGCGATGAAGGTCCATTGCAGCAACTACGCGATCAGCGGTTTCACGAAATCGGTCGAGTTGCCCGAACTCGTTCCGGCCATGCGCGCGCGCGAAGTGCCGGTGGCGGTCGATCTGGGCAGCGGCACGCTCGTCGATCTCGCGGCGTGGGGGCTGCCGAAGGAGCCGACCGTCCGGGAAACGATCGAAGCCGGCGCCGATCTCGTGACCTTCAGCGGCGACAAACTGCTCGGTGGGCCGCAGGCAGGCGTGATCGTCGGCCGTGCCGATCTCGTGGCGAAGATCCGGCGGCATCCGCTCAAGCGCGCGCTGCGCGTGGGCAAGCTCACACTCGCCGCGCTGGAGCCGGTTTTGCGTCTTTACCGTTCGCCCGAGCATCTGGACGGCGCGTTGCCCACATTGCGTCTGCTGACGCGCCCGCTCGACGATATTCAGGCCTGCGCGCAACGCGTGCGGCCCGTGCTGCAACGTGCGCTCGGCGGCGCCTATGAAGTTGCGGTCTCGCCGATGTCGAGCCAGATCGGCAGCGGCGCGTTGCCTGTCGACCGCTTGCCGAGCTTCGGGCTTGCGGTGCGTCCCGCGTTGGACAAGCACAGCGGGCGGGCGCTGTCGCGGCTCGAAGCGGCGATGCGTGCGTGGGCGCGGCCCGTGATCGGCCGGATTGCCGACGATGCGCTGCTGCTCGACCTGCGCTGCCTGGAGCTGCGCGACGAAGCGGTGTTCGTCGCGCAATGCGATTCGATCGTTCCGAGGCCGGCCGCATGA
- a CDS encoding nitrilase-related carbon-nitrogen hydrolase gives MSSLPSADFRVAAMPFVCDDARLATPGGLSFIADRLADARRQGVRLAVFPEMCLAPASLLIEEASVRRRHIASMAEPIDGAMLRGVCSVVERTGVAAGVGWLEGAEDGRLFNSYLVCLPGGLRFRHRKLFVAGHRHLSGGDRYTVFATPWGVRAGILIGSDNYLVENARAVALLGATLLIAPHRPDRSEIAGGGMGRDWFVQSLPARAADNGTFVIFSSGGGASGRDAKGPPDLGDSFIADPAGCVLARGAGRCGAVAEAAIDGRLAESSVARRWMTARQPDLYDVLSAVEGPTSSVERYAGAATAGGSIALSFAVVGRNPRRG, from the coding sequence ATGTCCTCTTTGCCCTCTGCCGATTTTCGCGTTGCCGCCATGCCATTCGTGTGCGACGACGCCCGCCTTGCCACTCCGGGCGGCCTGTCGTTCATCGCCGACCGTTTGGCCGACGCACGACGGCAGGGCGTTCGACTCGCCGTGTTCCCGGAAATGTGCCTCGCACCGGCGTCGTTATTGATCGAAGAGGCGTCCGTGCGCCGCCGCCATATCGCTTCGATGGCCGAGCCGATCGACGGCGCGATGCTTCGCGGGGTCTGCTCGGTCGTGGAGCGTACCGGCGTAGCGGCCGGCGTCGGATGGCTCGAAGGCGCGGAGGACGGGCGGCTCTTCAACAGCTACCTCGTCTGCCTGCCCGGAGGGCTTCGCTTCCGCCACCGCAAGCTTTTCGTCGCGGGGCATCGGCATCTGAGCGGCGGCGACCGATATACGGTTTTTGCAACGCCGTGGGGCGTGCGTGCAGGCATCCTGATCGGTAGCGACAACTACCTGGTCGAGAACGCGCGTGCCGTAGCGCTGCTGGGCGCGACGCTGCTGATCGCACCGCACCGGCCCGATCGCTCGGAAATCGCGGGTGGGGGCATGGGGCGGGATTGGTTCGTGCAATCGCTGCCGGCGCGCGCGGCCGACAACGGAACGTTTGTGATTTTCAGCAGTGGGGGTGGCGCTTCCGGCCGCGACGCGAAGGGGCCGCCCGACCTTGGTGATTCGTTCATCGCCGATCCGGCGGGCTGTGTGCTCGCGAGAGGGGCGGGACGCTGCGGTGCCGTCGCCGAGGCAGCCATCGATGGGCGCCTTGCCGAATCGAGCGTGGCCCGGCGCTGGATGACTGCGCGCCAGCCGGATCTTTACGACGTACTGAGTGCGGTGGAGGGCCCGACCTCGAGCGTCGAGCGGTACGCCGGCGCGGCCACGGCGGGCGGCAGCATTGCGCTGAGCTTTGCCGTGGTCGGCCGCAACCCGAGGCGCGGGTGA
- a CDS encoding helix-turn-helix domain-containing protein: MSTIAQATIPTPTSRHALRSSVGLGWEGFGAELLAFPAGVYQVPASRAHRVAFHVGPPVKARCRCDESRCVRVQTHGDADVVPAGLEGEWIDETDSTILRIWIGEHFARTTFDQLGLKASQALIHPQFQLRDPRLQYLAWGLRAELEAQTPSDPLYAESLCTAMIVRLAGAPPADARRRHTLSPRAAARVVDFIESHLDERLSLATLAALVELSVPHFKALFRETMGMPVHRYVVQRRVERARDLLLQGKLQASQIALETGFSHQSHMAQWMNRLLGATPREIVRSGRQREDDAGYNESSNRLSGRSKRTPR; the protein is encoded by the coding sequence ATGAGCACGATTGCACAAGCCACGATTCCAACGCCGACATCCCGCCACGCGCTGCGTTCGAGCGTCGGCCTGGGCTGGGAAGGTTTCGGCGCCGAATTGCTCGCGTTCCCGGCAGGGGTCTATCAGGTGCCGGCAAGCCGTGCGCATCGCGTCGCCTTTCATGTCGGCCCGCCCGTCAAGGCACGCTGCCGTTGCGACGAAAGCCGTTGCGTGCGCGTTCAAACGCATGGCGACGCCGATGTCGTCCCGGCCGGGCTCGAAGGCGAATGGATCGACGAAACGGACAGCACCATTCTGCGTATCTGGATCGGCGAGCACTTCGCGCGAACCACGTTCGACCAGTTGGGCCTCAAGGCCTCGCAAGCGCTCATTCACCCTCAGTTCCAATTGCGCGATCCGCGCCTGCAATACCTCGCATGGGGTCTGCGCGCCGAACTCGAAGCGCAGACTCCCTCCGATCCGCTCTACGCGGAGAGCCTGTGCACGGCCATGATCGTGCGCCTGGCCGGCGCGCCGCCGGCCGACGCCCGGCGCAGGCACACGCTTTCGCCGCGCGCCGCCGCCCGAGTCGTCGACTTCATCGAAAGCCATCTTGACGAGCGCCTGAGCCTCGCCACGCTCGCAGCTCTCGTCGAACTCAGCGTGCCGCATTTCAAAGCGCTCTTTCGCGAGACGATGGGCATGCCGGTACACCGATACGTCGTGCAGCGCCGCGTCGAGCGCGCACGCGACCTGTTGTTGCAAGGCAAGCTGCAAGCAAGCCAGATCGCCCTCGAAACGGGCTTCTCGCATCAAAGCCACATGGCGCAATGGATGAACCGGCTGCTCGGTGCGACACCGCGCGAAATCGTCCGATCGGGCAGGCAGCGCGAGGACGATGCGGGCTACAACGAATCCAGCAACCGGTTGTCGGGCCGCAGCAAGCGCACGCCGCGCTGA
- a CDS encoding LysR family transcriptional regulator, which produces MDIKLLKAFLTAAELRHFSRAADALHVTQPALSKQIGALEASLGGRLFERGRHGAELTAFGEAFLADAQALVRDADDILARAREAAGGRRGQLRIGICISVLTVVPKLIAEFRRLHPHVGIALYDLSSAEQSRRIAAGKLDVGFMRLPAAEGLASVRVVEETLALAAPAHAGLERLPRDLASLNALGFISLARGRGPGLSTQIDHWCNRRNFVPQVTQHAQDIQSLLTSVAAGVGVAFIPSRAEHLLRDATVLPLPGRDAKWSVGLAWRAGTDDAVTARFVAYMRAALREIARESDVRSAAGN; this is translated from the coding sequence ATGGATATCAAGCTGCTCAAGGCGTTTCTGACTGCGGCCGAACTGCGGCATTTCAGCCGGGCTGCGGATGCGCTCCATGTCACCCAGCCCGCGTTGAGCAAGCAAATTGGCGCGCTCGAGGCGAGCCTGGGCGGCAGGCTCTTCGAGCGCGGCCGGCATGGCGCCGAACTGACCGCCTTTGGCGAAGCGTTCCTCGCCGATGCGCAAGCACTCGTACGCGACGCCGACGACATCCTCGCCCGGGCAAGAGAGGCCGCCGGCGGGCGGCGCGGCCAGTTGCGCATCGGCATCTGCATCTCGGTGCTGACCGTGGTGCCGAAGCTCATCGCCGAATTTCGCCGGCTGCATCCGCACGTCGGCATCGCGCTTTACGATCTTTCGTCGGCGGAGCAGAGCCGGCGCATCGCAGCCGGCAAGCTCGATGTCGGTTTCATGCGGCTCCCCGCGGCGGAGGGGCTCGCCTCGGTGCGCGTGGTGGAAGAAACGCTCGCACTCGCGGCACCGGCACACGCGGGCCTGGAGCGTTTGCCACGCGATCTCGCGAGCCTCAATGCGCTCGGATTCATTTCGCTCGCACGCGGGCGCGGCCCCGGGCTCTCCACCCAGATCGACCATTGGTGCAACCGGCGCAACTTCGTGCCGCAAGTGACTCAGCACGCGCAGGACATCCAGTCGTTGCTGACCTCGGTAGCCGCTGGCGTGGGCGTCGCTTTCATTCCTTCGCGCGCCGAGCATCTGCTGCGAGACGCCACCGTGCTGCCGTTGCCGGGCCGCGATGCCAAATGGAGCGTCGGGCTGGCGTGGCGCGCCGGCACGGACGACGCGGTAACGGCCCGCTTCGTCGCGTATATGCGTGCCGCTCTGCGCGAAATCGCGCGGGAAAGCGACGTGAGATCGGCCGCAGGCAACTGA
- a CDS encoding NmrA family NAD(P)-binding protein, translating into MYVIFGASGNVGRATVEALRRAGVPVRAVLRDERCARPFERLGCEVAYADMSRSVEIARAMAGARAVQILCPVPRDDPQPEETMRRTIDAVSAALRAAPPPVLLALSDYGAEVPSGTGITTLFHEMEEQWRDLASRSSMLRSAEHMHNWARVIPAALATGTLPSFHHPVSKHFPTVAASDVGGVAAALLLDSESGSQRRIVSVEGERRIDVCEVAQALSRASGRDIEAIELPRGEWERTLLSAGMSPAYVRLIVELYDAHNAGRIDVEPGLSERRFGETTIDTVFAGLVPSGAAARIVPPGHDEGARR; encoded by the coding sequence GTGTATGTGATCTTTGGTGCATCGGGCAACGTGGGCCGCGCAACGGTCGAGGCGCTGCGGCGCGCGGGAGTGCCTGTTCGAGCGGTGTTGCGCGACGAGCGGTGCGCGCGGCCGTTCGAGCGGCTCGGTTGCGAGGTCGCTTATGCGGACATGAGCCGCAGCGTGGAGATTGCGCGCGCAATGGCTGGGGCGCGGGCGGTGCAGATCTTGTGTCCGGTCCCGCGCGATGATCCGCAGCCCGAGGAGACGATGCGGCGGACCATCGATGCGGTTTCGGCGGCGCTGCGGGCCGCGCCACCGCCAGTCCTGCTGGCGCTTTCGGATTACGGCGCCGAAGTGCCGAGCGGGACGGGAATCACGACGCTCTTCCACGAGATGGAAGAACAGTGGCGCGATCTTGCATCCCGCTCGTCCATGCTACGTTCGGCGGAACACATGCATAACTGGGCGCGAGTGATACCCGCTGCATTGGCGACCGGAACGCTGCCGAGCTTTCACCATCCGGTGAGCAAGCACTTCCCGACCGTGGCGGCGAGCGACGTCGGGGGCGTGGCCGCGGCGCTCCTGCTCGACAGCGAGAGCGGGTCGCAAAGGCGAATCGTGAGTGTGGAAGGCGAGCGGCGCATTGACGTATGCGAGGTGGCGCAGGCACTGAGCCGCGCGAGCGGTCGCGATATCGAGGCGATCGAATTGCCGCGAGGCGAGTGGGAGCGGACACTTCTGAGCGCCGGGATGAGTCCTGCCTATGTCCGGCTCATCGTCGAGCTTTATGACGCTCATAACGCCGGGAGAATCGATGTGGAGCCGGGCTTGAGCGAGCGACGGTTCGGCGAGACGACGATCGACACGGTATTTGCCGGGCTCGTGCCGAGCGGCGCGGCAGCGCGGATTGTGCCTCCTGGACATGACGAAGGAGCGCGGCGATGA
- the fdhE gene encoding formate dehydrogenase accessory protein FdhE, which translates to MTQRILQPGEIESLDRTAIPRIRLPEQSGVFAARATRLSELAHGHRLSGYLQLMAVLVAAQERAFSGISARMPSDAAMAEAQAHSMPIANALTPGRDPVWRDVLRQLVERVDAAGAVTPALAALLERLRCAADVELASAADAVLALRFAEIDPAAAPFLMAALQVVWTQVASRLDPRAVPYLEAPGLCPVCGSLPVASIVRIGGAFHGYRYLQCSLCATEWHMVRVKCSHCDSTRGIAYHGVEGGNEALKAESCDECRCYRKIGYQEKDHAFEPLADDLASITLDVLMGEAGYQRASPNPLLWPLVTDGAE; encoded by the coding sequence ATGACTCAGCGAATCCTGCAGCCGGGCGAGATCGAATCGCTGGATCGGACGGCCATTCCGCGTATTCGCTTGCCCGAGCAGAGCGGCGTCTTTGCCGCTCGCGCGACGCGGCTTTCCGAACTTGCCCATGGGCACCGGCTGTCCGGCTACTTGCAGCTCATGGCCGTGCTCGTTGCGGCGCAGGAGCGAGCTTTCTCGGGAATTTCGGCGCGTATGCCGAGCGATGCGGCGATGGCCGAAGCTCAGGCCCACTCGATGCCCATAGCCAATGCATTGACGCCCGGGCGCGATCCCGTATGGCGCGACGTGCTGCGCCAACTCGTGGAGCGTGTCGATGCGGCCGGCGCCGTGACGCCCGCGCTCGCGGCGCTGCTCGAACGGCTGCGCTGCGCCGCCGATGTCGAACTGGCCAGCGCGGCCGATGCCGTCCTGGCATTACGGTTCGCCGAAATCGACCCCGCAGCTGCCCCGTTTTTGATGGCGGCGCTGCAGGTGGTTTGGACCCAGGTGGCGAGCCGCCTCGATCCGCGTGCCGTTCCGTATCTGGAGGCCCCGGGGCTGTGCCCCGTTTGCGGCTCGCTTCCGGTGGCGAGCATAGTACGCATCGGCGGCGCTTTTCATGGTTATCGCTATTTGCAATGCAGTCTATGCGCGACCGAATGGCATATGGTGCGCGTCAAATGCTCGCATTGCGACTCGACAAGGGGCATCGCCTATCACGGCGTGGAAGGCGGCAACGAGGCCTTGAAAGCCGAGTCGTGCGACGAATGCCGCTGTTATCGAAAGATCGGCTATCAGGAGAAAGACCATGCCTTCGAGCCGCTTGCCGACGATCTGGCGAGCATCACGCTCGATGTGCTGATGGGCGAGGCAGGCTACCAGCGCGCGTCGCCGAATCCGCTGCTGTGGCCGCTCGTGACGGACGGTGCCGAATGA
- the acnB gene encoding bifunctional aconitate hydratase 2/2-methylisocitrate dehydratase, which produces MLEKFRAHAAERAALGIPPLPLTAQQTAELVELLVNPPAGEEQTLVDLITHRVPAGVDEAARVKAGFLAAVAKGETACALISRERATELLGTMLGGYNIQPLIELLSDAQVGAVAADALKKTLLMFDQFHDVKELAEKGNAHAKAVMQSWADAEWFTSRPEVPQSLTVTVFKVTGETNTDDLSPAPDATTRPDIPMHALAMLKNARPGIVPEEDGKRGPVKFIESLKEKGHLVAYVGDVVGTGSSRKSATNSVLWFTGEDIPYVPNKRFGGVCLGGKIAPIFYNTMEDAGALPIELDVSKMEMGDVVELRPYEGKAFKNGEVIAEFQVKSEVLFDEVRAGGRIPLIIGRGLTAKAREALGLPPSTLFRLPHQPADSGKGFSLAQKMVGRACGLPEGQGVRPGTYCEPKMTSVGSQDTTGPMTRDELKDLACLGFSADLVMQSFCHTAAYPKPVDVKTHQTLPNFISTRGGIALRPGDGVIHSWLNRMLLPDTVGTGGDSHTRFPIGISFPAGSGLVAFAAATGTMPLDMPESVLVRFKGKMQPGVTLRDLVNAIPLYAIKQGLLTVAKQGKKNVFSGRILEIEGLPDLKVEQAFELSDASAERSAAGCTVRLNKEPIIEYLNSNVTLLKWMIAQGYQDPRSLQRRIAAMEQWLADPKLLSPDADADYAAVIEIDLADVHEPIVACPNDPDDVKTLSDVAGAKIDEVFIGSCMTNIGHFRAASKLLEGKRDIPVKLWVAPPTKMDQKQLTEEGHYGVFGTAGARTEMPGCSLCMGNQAQVREGATVMSTSTRNFPNRLGKNTNVYLGSAELAAICSRLGKIPTKEEYMADIGVINANGDKIYKYMNFDQIADFKEVADTVTM; this is translated from the coding sequence ATGCTTGAAAAATTTCGTGCTCACGCGGCCGAACGCGCCGCACTCGGTATTCCCCCCCTGCCGCTGACGGCCCAGCAAACCGCCGAGCTGGTTGAACTGCTGGTGAACCCGCCTGCCGGCGAAGAGCAGACCCTGGTCGATCTGATTACTCACCGCGTGCCTGCCGGCGTGGACGAAGCCGCCCGCGTGAAGGCGGGTTTCCTGGCCGCCGTGGCGAAAGGCGAGACGGCTTGCGCGCTGATCTCGCGCGAGCGTGCCACCGAGCTGCTCGGCACGATGCTGGGCGGCTACAACATCCAGCCGCTGATCGAACTGCTGTCCGACGCTCAAGTGGGCGCGGTGGCTGCGGACGCGCTCAAAAAGACGCTCCTCATGTTCGACCAGTTCCATGACGTCAAGGAACTGGCCGAGAAGGGCAACGCACACGCCAAGGCCGTGATGCAAAGCTGGGCCGACGCCGAATGGTTCACGAGCCGCCCGGAAGTGCCGCAAAGCCTGACTGTCACCGTCTTCAAGGTGACGGGCGAAACGAACACCGACGATCTCTCGCCGGCGCCGGACGCCACCACCCGCCCGGATATTCCGATGCACGCATTGGCGATGCTGAAGAACGCCCGCCCCGGTATCGTTCCGGAAGAGGACGGCAAGCGCGGCCCGGTCAAGTTCATCGAGTCGCTGAAGGAAAAGGGCCATCTGGTCGCCTACGTGGGCGACGTGGTCGGCACCGGCTCCTCGCGCAAATCGGCCACCAATTCGGTGCTGTGGTTCACGGGCGAAGACATCCCTTACGTTCCGAACAAGCGCTTCGGCGGCGTGTGCCTGGGCGGCAAGATCGCCCCGATCTTCTACAACACGATGGAAGACGCCGGCGCGCTGCCGATCGAACTCGACGTATCGAAGATGGAAATGGGGGATGTGGTCGAACTGCGCCCCTACGAAGGCAAGGCCTTCAAGAACGGCGAAGTGATTGCCGAGTTCCAGGTCAAGTCCGAGGTGCTGTTCGACGAAGTGCGCGCCGGCGGCCGCATTCCGCTGATCATCGGCCGCGGGTTGACCGCCAAGGCGCGCGAAGCGCTGGGCCTGCCGCCGTCGACGCTGTTCCGCCTGCCGCATCAGCCGGCCGATAGCGGCAAGGGTTTCTCGCTGGCCCAGAAGATGGTCGGCCGCGCCTGCGGTCTGCCGGAAGGCCAAGGCGTGCGGCCGGGCACGTACTGCGAACCGAAGATGACCTCGGTGGGCTCGCAGGACACCACGGGCCCGATGACCCGCGACGAACTGAAGGATCTGGCGTGCCTGGGCTTCTCGGCCGACCTCGTCATGCAGTCGTTCTGCCACACGGCCGCTTATCCGAAGCCCGTGGACGTGAAGACCCACCAGACGCTACCGAACTTCATCAGCACGCGCGGCGGCATCGCGCTGCGCCCGGGCGACGGCGTGATCCACTCGTGGCTGAACCGCATGCTGCTGCCCGACACCGTGGGCACGGGCGGCGATTCGCACACCCGCTTCCCGATCGGCATCAGCTTCCCCGCCGGCTCGGGCCTCGTCGCCTTTGCGGCCGCCACCGGCACGATGCCGCTGGACATGCCGGAATCGGTGCTCGTGCGCTTCAAGGGAAAGATGCAACCCGGCGTGACGCTGCGCGACCTCGTCAACGCGATTCCGCTGTACGCGATCAAGCAAGGCTTGCTGACGGTTGCCAAACAAGGCAAGAAGAACGTCTTTTCGGGCCGCATTCTCGAAATCGAAGGCCTGCCCGATCTGAAGGTCGAGCAAGCGTTCGAACTGTCGGATGCCTCCGCCGAGCGCTCGGCCGCCGGCTGCACGGTGCGCCTGAACAAGGAGCCGATCATCGAATATCTCAACAGCAACGTCACGCTGCTGAAGTGGATGATCGCCCAGGGCTACCAGGATCCGCGCAGCCTGCAGCGTCGCATCGCGGCGATGGAGCAGTGGCTGGCCGACCCGAAATTGCTCTCGCCGGATGCCGACGCCGATTACGCCGCCGTCATCGAGATCGATCTGGCCGACGTCCATGAGCCGATCGTGGCCTGCCCGAATGATCCGGACGACGTGAAAACGCTGTCGGACGTGGCGGGCGCCAAGATCGACGAAGTGTTCATCGGCTCGTGCATGACGAACATCGGCCACTTCCGTGCCGCATCGAAGCTGCTCGAAGGCAAGCGCGACATCCCCGTCAAGCTGTGGGTGGCCCCGCCGACCAAGATGGACCAGAAGCAACTCACGGAAGAAGGGCACTACGGCGTGTTCGGCACGGCCGGCGCCCGCACCGAAATGCCGGGCTGCTCGCTGTGCATGGGCAATCAGGCCCAGGTGCGCGAAGGCGCAACCGTCATGTCGACCTCGACCCGCAACTTCCCGAACCGCCTGGGCAAGAACACGAACGTGTACCTCGGTTCGGCGGAATTGGCTGCGATCTGCTCGCGTCTGGGCAAGATCCCGACCAAGGAGGAGTACATGGCCGACATCGGCGTGATCAATGCCAACGGCGACAAGATCTACAAGTACATGAACTTCGACCAGATCGCAGACTTCAAGGAAGTGGCCGACACGGTGACGATGTAA
- the selB gene encoding selenocysteine-specific translation elongation factor has translation MIVGTAGHIDHGKTTLVRALTGVDTDRLKEEKTRGISIELGYAYAPLPNGEVLGFIDVPGHERLVHTMTAGACGIDFVLLVIAADDGIMPQTREHLAIVELLGISEGAVALTKVDRVDAERLHAVRSEVSGWLEGSAFAGCPIVDTRSLCEDDAGVAALKRYLAERAAVRPARRTDGFFRLAVDRVFTLAGVGTVVTGTVFAGTVSAGDSLCVAPRGVAVRVRGIHAQNQPAERGFAGQRCALNLAGIARDEVARGDWIVDERLAAGSERLDVELVWLRDAGIALKHGMPLHVHLATTHRMAHVVMLEERERGARVQLVFDAPVCALAGDRFILRNAQATHTVGGGRVLDPFGPARKRATSQRRALLDALAQWLDSGRIDEVLKHVPSGMTRPALERLIGCDANAIALPGEAVAVSTKHRGGADEYFVHRNEWRAMGERALSALREFHARAPDEQGPEMGRLRRIAAPLVDEGLWNARIEALLVDGTLVRVGPWLHLPEHRAHLSEQEDGLAQRMLRLLDEQPYEPQWVRDLASELGEPEDVVRRLVRVLARRAEAYQVVPDLVYSRNAVRAVAQLIVALIEQGECGLAAATFRDASGLGRKRAIQVLEFYDRIGLTRFQRGVRLLRPDNRLLDSL, from the coding sequence ATGATCGTCGGCACCGCCGGGCACATCGACCATGGCAAAACCACCCTCGTGCGGGCACTGACGGGCGTCGATACCGACCGGCTCAAGGAAGAGAAAACGCGCGGCATATCGATCGAACTCGGCTATGCCTACGCGCCGTTGCCGAATGGGGAGGTATTGGGCTTCATCGACGTACCCGGCCACGAACGGCTCGTGCATACGATGACGGCGGGTGCGTGCGGGATCGATTTCGTGCTGCTCGTGATCGCCGCGGACGACGGCATCATGCCGCAAACGCGCGAGCATCTTGCTATCGTCGAGCTACTCGGCATTTCCGAGGGTGCGGTCGCGTTGACGAAGGTCGATCGCGTAGACGCCGAACGCCTGCACGCCGTGCGCAGCGAGGTGAGCGGGTGGCTCGAAGGCTCAGCGTTCGCCGGCTGCCCGATCGTCGACACTCGGTCGCTGTGCGAAGACGACGCCGGTGTCGCGGCCTTGAAGCGGTATCTGGCGGAGCGAGCCGCCGTCAGGCCGGCGCGGCGGACCGACGGCTTTTTTCGGCTGGCGGTCGACCGCGTGTTTACGCTGGCCGGCGTCGGAACCGTGGTGACGGGGACGGTGTTCGCCGGAACCGTGAGCGCAGGCGATTCGCTGTGCGTGGCGCCGCGGGGCGTCGCCGTACGCGTGCGCGGCATTCACGCACAAAACCAGCCGGCCGAGCGAGGCTTCGCCGGGCAGCGCTGCGCGCTGAACCTCGCAGGCATCGCGCGCGATGAGGTCGCACGCGGCGATTGGATCGTAGACGAGCGGCTGGCTGCGGGCTCCGAGCGCCTCGACGTGGAGCTCGTATGGCTGCGCGATGCCGGCATCGCATTGAAGCATGGCATGCCGCTTCATGTGCATCTCGCCACGACGCACCGAATGGCGCACGTGGTGATGCTCGAAGAGCGCGAACGCGGCGCGCGTGTCCAACTCGTATTCGATGCACCCGTGTGCGCCCTGGCGGGCGATCGCTTCATCCTCCGCAACGCGCAGGCCACACATACCGTCGGAGGTGGGCGTGTGCTCGATCCATTTGGCCCGGCGCGAAAGCGGGCCACGTCGCAGCGGCGCGCATTGCTCGACGCGCTGGCGCAGTGGCTCGATTCGGGACGTATCGACGAAGTGCTGAAACATGTGCCCTCGGGTATGACGCGGCCGGCGCTCGAACGTTTGATCGGCTGTGACGCGAATGCGATCGCGCTGCCGGGCGAGGCCGTTGCCGTAAGCACGAAACATCGAGGAGGAGCCGACGAATACTTCGTGCATCGGAACGAGTGGAGGGCGATGGGCGAACGGGCGTTGTCCGCACTGCGCGAGTTTCACGCCAGGGCGCCCGACGAGCAAGGGCCGGAGATGGGGCGCTTGCGCCGTATCGCTGCGCCGCTCGTCGACGAGGGGCTATGGAATGCGCGGATCGAGGCGCTGCTCGTTGACGGCACACTCGTGCGAGTCGGCCCATGGCTGCATTTACCCGAGCATCGCGCCCATTTGAGCGAGCAAGAGGACGGGCTTGCGCAGCGGATGCTGCGGCTCCTGGACGAGCAACCCTATGAGCCGCAGTGGGTGCGCGATCTGGCGTCGGAGCTGGGCGAACCCGAGGACGTCGTTCGCCGGCTGGTTCGGGTGCTTGCGCGTCGGGCGGAGGCCTATCAGGTGGTGCCCGACCTCGTGTATAGCCGCAATGCGGTACGAGCGGTTGCGCAACTGATCGTCGCGCTGATCGAGCAAGGCGAGTGCGGGCTTGCGGCGGCAACGTTTCGCGATGCATCGGGGCTCGGAAGAAAACGCGCCATCCAGGTGCTCGAATTCTACGATCGTATCGGGCTCACGCGCTTTCAGCGCGGCGTGCGCTTGCTGCGGCCCGACAACCGGTTGCTGGATTCGTTGTAG